One window from the genome of Gimesia aquarii encodes:
- a CDS encoding beta/alpha barrel domain-containing protein yields the protein MEKSLDRKLQSIHADPSGSKEFIIADAKDADMAFGIGAPGLSPERHDQELKYKTLAEYRQQIREVIQQEVVDIVLMSASTSEKLTIDERLFDNSPITPAARANDTTDVHVPRGGKLHIPPAKPFRSASLDHIQCGHLDCKPEERAYGADLGLYSVTFNNNLEEDLATIERYKEFREEAERKKFRHFLEIFDPNISNAVAADVAPGFINDLIARTLAGVASAGRPVFLKMVYHGPQAMEELVAYDPHLIVGILGGSAGTTLDAFQLIHDAQKYGGRVALFGRKINQAEHQLAFIQFLRYLVEGKIQPVEAVKAYHGVLQELGIKPTRSLDVDLTYQTAVMSYGGEDSKTFSFPAQKKNGKPAANSSRKTGQTKSAETANEPPNFAAMTSEQRLAYHRDRLNRVFGE from the coding sequence ATGGAAAAATCACTTGATCGAAAACTTCAATCGATTCACGCTGATCCCAGCGGCTCGAAAGAGTTTATCATCGCGGATGCCAAAGATGCTGATATGGCGTTTGGCATCGGTGCACCCGGCTTGTCTCCAGAGCGGCATGATCAGGAACTCAAATACAAAACGCTGGCGGAATATCGACAACAGATTCGTGAAGTGATTCAGCAGGAAGTAGTGGACATCGTTTTGATGTCTGCCAGTACCAGCGAAAAGTTGACGATTGACGAACGTTTATTTGATAATTCACCCATCACACCCGCGGCACGTGCCAATGATACCACTGATGTGCATGTACCTCGTGGTGGAAAACTACATATCCCGCCTGCTAAGCCGTTCCGTTCCGCCAGTCTGGACCACATTCAATGCGGGCACCTGGACTGTAAACCGGAAGAGCGAGCCTACGGGGCTGACCTCGGATTATACTCTGTCACCTTCAACAATAATCTTGAAGAAGATCTGGCTACAATTGAACGTTATAAAGAATTTCGTGAAGAAGCCGAGCGTAAAAAATTCCGTCACTTCCTGGAAATCTTTGACCCTAATATTAGTAACGCAGTCGCGGCTGATGTCGCCCCTGGGTTTATCAATGACTTGATTGCCCGGACCCTGGCAGGTGTTGCCTCTGCAGGACGTCCTGTCTTTCTTAAAATGGTGTATCATGGTCCACAGGCCATGGAAGAACTGGTGGCCTACGATCCGCATCTGATTGTAGGAATTCTGGGAGGCTCGGCGGGCACAACTTTAGACGCGTTCCAACTCATCCACGACGCCCAGAAATATGGCGGGCGTGTTGCGTTATTTGGTCGAAAGATCAACCAGGCTGAGCACCAATTGGCATTCATCCAGTTCTTACGTTACCTGGTTGAAGGTAAAATCCAACCGGTTGAAGCCGTCAAAGCCTATCATGGCGTGCTGCAAGAACTAGGTATCAAGCCGACACGCAGCTTAGATGTCGATCTGACCTACCAGACCGCCGTGATGAGCTATGGTGGAGAAGATAGCAAAACCTTTAGCTTTCCAGCACAAAAGAAGAATGGCAAACCCGCTGCAAACTCTTCCCGCAAAACGGGTCAGACAAAGTCAGCAGAAACTGCAAATGAACCGCCCAACTTTGCTGCTATGACTTCTGAACAGCGGTTGGCCTATCACCGAGATCGTCTGAATCGCGTATTTGGCGAGTAA
- a CDS encoding acetate/propionate family kinase, which produces MKVLVANLGSTSFKYRLFDMPAEVQLARGGIDRIGEEQSNCFVEIGSHREENTDHVPDHAAAVNLCLSQLTNAEWGCLSSADEVAGIGFKAVFAGNLSGVRLVDEELLTKMEALADIAPAHNPPYARAMRQLRQAFPEIPLVAALETAFHETIPAENRTYAIPHHWQEEYEVQRWGFHGASHRYIGTRMAELTGRDDLRLISCHLGGSSSLCAMRGGVSQANSLGMSPQTGLPHNNRVGDFDPFALPVLIKATGKPLAELLEDLSSKGGLLGMSGLSGDCRDLEEAAANGHSRAELALSVFHSAIRHYLGAYLTVLGGADAIVFTGGIGENSVSLREKVCANLEWAGIRLDAEKNKSASDETAIQADDSNVQIWVVPTNEEIVVGRQTVEVIEGRS; this is translated from the coding sequence ATGAAAGTTCTAGTTGCTAATTTAGGTTCAACCAGTTTCAAGTATCGCCTGTTCGATATGCCCGCTGAAGTGCAACTTGCACGCGGTGGCATTGATCGTATCGGTGAAGAACAAAGCAATTGCTTTGTGGAAATTGGTTCGCATCGGGAAGAAAACACAGACCATGTGCCCGACCATGCAGCCGCCGTCAACTTGTGTCTGTCTCAATTGACCAACGCCGAATGGGGTTGTCTCAGTTCAGCCGACGAAGTCGCGGGAATTGGCTTTAAAGCAGTCTTTGCTGGAAACTTAAGTGGCGTGCGTCTGGTAGACGAAGAATTACTGACCAAGATGGAGGCGTTAGCAGATATTGCTCCTGCTCACAATCCTCCGTATGCCCGAGCGATGCGACAACTGCGTCAGGCGTTTCCTGAAATCCCGTTGGTTGCTGCATTGGAAACGGCGTTCCATGAAACCATCCCTGCAGAAAATCGTACCTATGCCATTCCACATCATTGGCAGGAAGAATACGAAGTTCAACGTTGGGGCTTTCATGGTGCCAGTCACCGTTATATCGGCACTCGTATGGCCGAGTTGACTGGCAGAGATGACCTGCGGTTAATCTCTTGCCACTTGGGAGGAAGTAGTTCGTTGTGTGCCATGCGAGGTGGTGTCTCACAAGCCAACAGTCTGGGAATGAGTCCCCAAACAGGATTGCCTCATAATAATCGTGTGGGTGATTTTGATCCGTTTGCTCTACCGGTTCTAATCAAAGCCACCGGGAAGCCCCTGGCGGAACTTTTAGAAGACCTGTCGAGCAAAGGAGGCTTGTTAGGAATGAGTGGATTGAGTGGTGACTGTCGCGATCTGGAAGAAGCGGCAGCCAACGGTCATTCCAGAGCAGAGTTAGCACTCAGTGTGTTCCACTCTGCCATCCGACATTACCTGGGAGCTTACCTGACGGTGCTTGGTGGCGCTGATGCGATTGTTTTCACGGGTGGAATCGGTGAAAACAGCGTGAGTTTACGAGAGAAAGTATGTGCCAATCTGGAATGGGCGGGAATTCGTCTGGATGCTGAAAAGAATAAATCAGCCTCAGATGAAACGGCCATTCAGGCAGATGACAGTAACGTACAAATCTGGGTGGTACCGACGAATGAGGAGATTGTCGTCGGACGACAAACAGTGGAAGTCATCGAAGGGCGTTCGTAA
- a CDS encoding YybH family protein, translating into MKKQLALIVFFATSIIFANTVSAADQEKKAVRNAAKQFYAALNQMFTGDLDLMKNVWSHKEDVTYMGPDGGFHHGWKHVIADWEKQAAMKLGGTVEPQEMRITVGPELAIVSNYEIGKNKGPEGQIRNVKIRATSLFRKENGKWKMIGHHTDLLPFLMKKPRS; encoded by the coding sequence ATGAAAAAACAACTTGCTCTGATCGTATTCTTTGCTACCAGTATCATCTTTGCGAATACCGTCTCTGCTGCGGATCAAGAAAAGAAAGCAGTACGTAATGCAGCAAAGCAATTCTATGCTGCCCTCAATCAGATGTTTACCGGAGACTTAGATCTTATGAAAAACGTATGGTCACACAAAGAGGATGTCACCTACATGGGACCTGATGGAGGCTTTCATCACGGCTGGAAACATGTCATAGCAGACTGGGAAAAACAAGCCGCGATGAAATTGGGGGGAACAGTCGAGCCCCAGGAAATGCGAATCACTGTGGGGCCTGAACTGGCAATTGTGAGCAACTATGAAATCGGTAAAAACAAAGGACCAGAAGGACAGATACGAAACGTGAAAATTCGCGCGACAAGTTTGTTTCGTAAAGAGAACGGCAAATGGAAAATGATCGGACATCACACCGACCTGCTGCCATTTTTAATGAAAAAACCTCGAAGTTAA
- a CDS encoding aldehyde dehydrogenase EutE encodes MQATEDAIRSVVQEVLSQLNNRGGYGSASPAAHQNGDWGVFNCVDQAVAAATEGQKQLLNASLEDRAKALEIVRQICDTQADELGRLELEETKIGRLDHKIEKLHLIKDIPGMEFMKTESVSGDNGVSLTEFAPFGVIGAITPVTHSLPTLACNFINMVASGNTLVVNPHPGGAKIACEGVRRFNKAIYQATGLQNLVTILENPTLETADEIFNHRGIPLLCVTGGPGVARAALGAKKRAIVAGPGNPPVVVDETADLDNAAKSIIIGAAYDNNLLCIGEKEVFAVESIFNELMSAMGRHGGYQLNSQQVAQLTALAFSPPKEPGGHAVLNRDLIGKDASVLAGMIGVSVPAGTELLYGETDTNNPFVPEEQMMPFVPFVRCRNADHGIELAKEFEHGFRHTSMIHSRNIEVITKMGRIMDTTLFVQNGPCGAALGNGGEGYASFSIATPTGEGVTNPLTFTRFRRSTTVGHLRII; translated from the coding sequence ATGCAGGCGACAGAAGATGCCATTCGAAGTGTCGTACAGGAAGTGTTATCACAACTCAACAATCGAGGCGGTTACGGTTCCGCTTCGCCCGCAGCGCATCAAAATGGTGACTGGGGTGTCTTCAATTGCGTTGACCAGGCTGTCGCCGCGGCAACCGAAGGACAAAAACAACTGTTAAATGCCTCTCTGGAAGACCGGGCCAAGGCACTCGAAATTGTGCGTCAGATTTGTGACACCCAGGCCGATGAATTGGGTCGTCTCGAACTCGAAGAGACAAAAATTGGTCGCCTGGATCATAAGATCGAAAAACTACACCTCATCAAAGACATTCCCGGCATGGAATTTATGAAGACCGAATCCGTTTCCGGCGATAACGGAGTCAGTCTGACGGAGTTCGCTCCCTTTGGTGTAATTGGTGCGATTACTCCTGTCACGCATTCCTTGCCAACTCTGGCCTGTAACTTTATCAATATGGTTGCTTCAGGTAATACGCTGGTTGTGAATCCACACCCGGGCGGAGCAAAAATTGCCTGTGAAGGGGTCCGACGTTTTAATAAGGCCATCTACCAGGCAACCGGTTTGCAAAATCTGGTCACGATCCTGGAAAATCCAACACTGGAAACGGCAGATGAAATCTTTAACCATCGGGGAATTCCACTCTTATGTGTAACCGGTGGTCCGGGAGTGGCTCGTGCTGCTTTGGGTGCCAAGAAGCGAGCGATTGTTGCCGGACCTGGTAACCCACCTGTTGTTGTTGACGAAACAGCAGATCTCGACAATGCTGCGAAATCGATCATCATTGGAGCCGCCTACGATAACAATTTACTTTGCATCGGCGAAAAAGAAGTCTTTGCTGTTGAGAGCATCTTTAACGAGTTGATGTCTGCCATGGGACGGCATGGTGGCTATCAACTCAATTCCCAGCAGGTCGCGCAACTTACTGCTCTGGCATTCTCGCCTCCGAAAGAACCAGGAGGGCACGCTGTTCTCAATCGTGATCTGATTGGGAAAGACGCCTCGGTCTTGGCCGGCATGATTGGCGTTAGTGTTCCAGCAGGAACAGAGCTTCTTTACGGCGAAACTGACACGAACAACCCATTCGTACCGGAAGAGCAAATGATGCCTTTCGTACCATTCGTTCGCTGCCGCAACGCAGACCACGGAATTGAACTGGCCAAAGAATTCGAGCACGGGTTCCGACACACCAGTATGATCCATTCACGAAACATTGAAGTGATTACGAAGATGGGCCGCATCATGGACACTACACTGTTTGTCCAGAACGGTCCTTGTGGAGCCGCTTTAGGTAACGGGGGAGAAGGATATGCTTCATTCAGCATTGCCACTCCCACCGGTGAAGGGGTTACAAACCCACTAACATTCACTCGTTTCCGACGTTCCACCACAGTGGGACACTTACGAATTATTTAA
- a CDS encoding BMC domain-containing protein yields the protein MAKAMEALGMVETKGLISLIEAADAMLKSANVQMVGWEKVGSGLVTAFVVGDVAAVKAAVDAGAASASKVGEVVSVQVIPRPHEELASILPNKTAAKK from the coding sequence ATGGCGAAAGCAATGGAAGCCCTGGGAATGGTGGAAACAAAAGGGCTTATCAGCCTGATTGAAGCCGCCGATGCAATGTTGAAATCTGCCAACGTACAAATGGTTGGCTGGGAAAAAGTGGGTAGTGGACTGGTCACTGCATTTGTTGTCGGTGACGTCGCTGCTGTCAAAGCTGCCGTCGATGCCGGTGCTGCTTCTGCCAGCAAAGTAGGCGAAGTTGTCAGCGTTCAAGTGATTCCACGTCCTCACGAAGAACTTGCCAGCATTCTGCCAAATAAAACTGCTGCCAAGAAATAA
- a CDS encoding class II aldolase/adducin family protein, whose product MSNQWNSGIHDRNLKEEICEIGRRVYNKGFAAANDGNISIRVGENEVLCSPTMICKGFMKPEDICAVDLDGNQIAGTRKRTSEILLHLAIMKERPDVKAVVHCHPPHATAFAVAREPIPQCVLPEVEVFMGEVPMAPYETPGGQKFADTVVPFLKGGTNTIILTGHGTVTFGKSLEDAYWKTEILDAYCKILLLSKQMGRINYFTETETRELLELKQKLGFDDPRFHVEDCDLCGNSAFRDGYKEGIPQQTAFEPAPSYPGYLQKPSTQPTPTNNGNHSEQLVKAITEQVMSALGQ is encoded by the coding sequence ATGTCAAATCAATGGAACAGTGGAATTCACGACCGAAACCTGAAAGAAGAAATCTGCGAAATCGGACGTCGCGTTTATAATAAAGGATTTGCTGCAGCCAATGATGGAAACATCTCCATACGTGTCGGAGAAAATGAAGTCCTCTGTTCGCCGACCATGATCTGCAAAGGCTTCATGAAACCGGAAGATATTTGTGCCGTCGATTTAGATGGAAACCAAATTGCCGGAACACGTAAGCGAACCAGCGAAATTCTGTTACACCTGGCAATCATGAAAGAACGCCCTGACGTCAAAGCCGTTGTGCACTGCCACCCACCTCACGCGACTGCGTTTGCTGTTGCTCGTGAACCGATTCCACAATGTGTACTTCCCGAAGTCGAAGTCTTCATGGGTGAAGTTCCGATGGCGCCTTACGAAACACCCGGCGGTCAGAAATTTGCCGACACAGTTGTACCGTTCCTCAAAGGGGGCACGAACACAATTATTCTGACCGGACACGGAACCGTCACCTTTGGTAAATCTCTGGAAGATGCTTACTGGAAAACCGAAATTCTGGATGCTTACTGTAAGATCTTACTCTTGTCCAAGCAAATGGGACGCATCAATTACTTTACCGAAACAGAAACCCGTGAACTGCTTGAACTCAAGCAGAAACTCGGATTCGATGATCCTCGTTTCCACGTTGAAGACTGCGACTTGTGTGGTAACAGTGCGTTTCGCGATGGATACAAAGAGGGAATCCCACAGCAAACGGCATTCGAGCCTGCCCCCAGCTATCCGGGATACTTGCAGAAACCATCTACACAACCGACTCCCACTAATAATGGCAACCACTCTGAGCAACTGGTCAAAGCGATTACAGAGCAGGTCATGTCTGCACTGGGACAATAA
- a CDS encoding FHA domain-containing protein produces the protein MAVCLVPVNQGRPIVLDKAIILVGRHPDCDIVISDSPKISRKHCCLAIVNDRPVIRDLGSMNGVYVNGEKVNQQAWLKLSDELKIGNVTYRLENIGADVQKNDAADSEKNGDDAPTKAPSVQHFKKPSKDIDISQQFPVAISESGENVSMNEVESNENLEGEKEADENYSDSHNFEGTGSNVEFIST, from the coding sequence ATGGCAGTCTGTTTAGTCCCCGTAAATCAAGGTCGCCCGATTGTTCTCGACAAGGCGATCATTCTCGTTGGGCGTCATCCAGACTGTGATATCGTCATCTCTGATAGCCCCAAGATTTCTCGAAAACACTGTTGCTTGGCGATTGTGAATGACCGTCCTGTAATTCGTGATTTAGGAAGCATGAATGGGGTTTACGTCAATGGAGAAAAAGTAAACCAGCAGGCGTGGCTTAAACTAAGTGATGAGTTGAAGATTGGCAACGTAACATATCGTCTCGAGAATATTGGCGCAGACGTCCAGAAAAATGATGCCGCTGATAGTGAAAAAAATGGTGATGATGCACCCACGAAAGCACCTTCAGTACAACACTTCAAGAAGCCATCTAAAGACATCGACATTTCGCAACAATTTCCGGTAGCAATTTCCGAGAGTGGCGAGAATGTAAGTATGAACGAAGTTGAGTCCAACGAAAATTTGGAAGGTGAGAAAGAAGCAGACGAAAATTATTCAGACAGCCACAATTTTGAAGGCACTGGCTCAAACGTCGAGTTTATTTCCACTTAG
- a CDS encoding BMC domain-containing protein, which yields MSSEAIGLIETKGLVAQIEASDAMLKAANVTLVDQIQIGGAFVTTVIQGDIGSVRAAVDAGAASASQVGELVGAHVIARPAESLLSHFI from the coding sequence ATGAGTTCTGAAGCCATTGGTCTTATTGAAACAAAAGGTTTGGTTGCTCAAATTGAAGCATCCGATGCCATGCTGAAAGCTGCCAACGTGACTCTGGTTGACCAGATTCAAATTGGTGGTGCTTTCGTGACAACAGTCATACAAGGAGATATCGGATCGGTTCGTGCTGCGGTTGACGCTGGTGCTGCCTCTGCTTCTCAAGTAGGAGAACTGGTTGGCGCCCACGTGATAGCACGTCCTGCCGAAAGTTTATTGTCACACTTTATTTAA
- a CDS encoding EutN/CcmL family microcompartment protein, with the protein MFIGRITGSIVSSQKVETMVGQSLFIVEPLRVNEKDQSDLTPTGRSFVVVDTVGAGQGEVVLCVQGSSARFTPETKTLPIDAAIVGIVDQVHIGANEIFNSKEK; encoded by the coding sequence ATGTTTATAGGACGAATTACCGGTAGCATCGTTTCGTCGCAGAAAGTTGAGACAATGGTAGGACAGTCGCTGTTCATTGTCGAACCGTTGCGGGTTAACGAAAAAGACCAAAGCGATCTGACTCCAACGGGACGCTCGTTTGTCGTTGTGGACACAGTCGGAGCAGGGCAGGGTGAAGTCGTACTGTGTGTGCAAGGGTCATCGGCTCGCTTCACACCAGAGACGAAAACACTGCCCATCGATGCCGCCATTGTTGGCATTGTTGATCAAGTCCACATTGGTGCGAATGAAATTTTTAACTCAAAAGAGAAATAA
- a CDS encoding YfhO family protein → MSRSSKKKTKWVRPEKSSPPSASLFAGVVLVSAVGLTWIFWQGLWAGGGLIGGDLYTYFFPQKTFFADRLQAGEFPLWNSNIGHGFPLVAESQTGAFYPFNYFAYRFLPVNTAYNFVQILHYILAFVFTGLYVKRLGYSLIAALFAGLVYTYGWFPSRICLEWAIIGGAWLPLTLWCVESFFQTRYWRYPILLCFALAMQILPGHFNLAFITQLMLLFYIPARIWFSRDETTEQLKPYRRRTIILLLLAFISAYALSAVQLGPTWELKQLSQRAEVGERSHQPGYGHIPAWYFSQIVAPWAWYPYEVNLDAGLAPGTDATNQVEAHLYFGIAAVILIVIGTWLRAWTGDPRLVLLAIIGLLAMLYTPGWFLPITKHLPGFSFFTGPGRYGIVTTFAVAVIAGVSLERLTANWNTNLKFLTVAIVCLFTIADLWVVSRYVTYAAIIPNPPINQIEQSELKKICEKYGEPVRLFAPGANLPTLISVASTPVYLGIGPEQYFDPQTAMPEPLPFKKEDRPTADQIEWLQKAGVTHILSQHPLDLNLWPVKPVWSDFDKVINPAWGRFKEPLYFYELQGSRGRIAWTKPKAGQSASISTYRANEVIIEAETPTEDTLILTDLYYPGWKVYVDGQPAEVVLIDGMYRGVKVPAGKHQVIWNYQSGYFLIAGIISCVTLLILLMIAHFRFWHPLLLQMKNRTMEVKPD, encoded by the coding sequence TTGAGCCGTTCCTCGAAAAAGAAAACCAAGTGGGTTCGACCTGAAAAGTCTTCTCCCCCCAGTGCCTCTTTGTTTGCCGGCGTTGTTTTAGTCTCTGCTGTCGGTTTGACATGGATCTTCTGGCAAGGGCTCTGGGCAGGCGGTGGTTTGATTGGCGGGGATCTCTATACCTATTTCTTTCCACAAAAAACCTTCTTTGCCGACCGCTTGCAGGCCGGCGAATTCCCGCTCTGGAATTCGAATATCGGACATGGTTTCCCGTTAGTCGCAGAGAGCCAGACAGGGGCGTTTTACCCGTTCAATTATTTCGCCTACCGTTTTTTGCCCGTCAACACTGCTTACAATTTCGTCCAGATTCTACATTACATCCTGGCGTTTGTATTTACGGGACTCTATGTGAAACGTCTGGGATATTCGCTCATCGCGGCTTTGTTTGCAGGCCTTGTATATACTTATGGCTGGTTTCCCTCACGTATCTGCCTGGAATGGGCCATCATCGGAGGGGCCTGGCTGCCTTTAACACTGTGGTGTGTGGAATCATTTTTTCAAACGCGTTATTGGCGCTACCCGATTCTGCTCTGCTTCGCTTTAGCAATGCAGATCTTGCCGGGGCACTTCAATCTCGCATTCATCACACAGTTGATGTTACTCTTTTATATCCCGGCGCGTATCTGGTTCAGTCGCGATGAAACGACCGAACAACTAAAACCGTATCGCCGTCGGACAATCATCTTACTACTACTTGCTTTTATATCAGCATACGCTCTATCGGCTGTGCAACTGGGGCCAACCTGGGAGCTAAAACAATTAAGCCAACGCGCGGAAGTCGGTGAACGATCGCATCAACCCGGTTATGGGCATATTCCTGCCTGGTACTTTTCACAGATTGTTGCGCCCTGGGCCTGGTATCCCTATGAAGTCAATCTTGATGCGGGGTTGGCGCCGGGTACTGATGCGACCAATCAAGTGGAAGCACACCTTTATTTCGGAATCGCAGCAGTGATTCTGATCGTGATCGGAACGTGGCTACGCGCATGGACTGGAGACCCCAGGCTGGTTTTGCTGGCCATCATCGGACTATTGGCTATGCTCTATACACCCGGCTGGTTCCTGCCAATCACAAAACATTTACCCGGTTTCAGTTTCTTTACCGGCCCGGGACGATATGGAATTGTAACGACGTTCGCCGTGGCCGTGATTGCAGGGGTCAGTCTGGAACGATTGACGGCAAACTGGAATACCAACCTCAAATTCCTGACCGTTGCCATTGTTTGTCTATTTACCATCGCTGATCTCTGGGTTGTCAGTCGTTATGTCACTTATGCTGCCATCATTCCCAATCCACCCATTAATCAGATTGAGCAGAGCGAGCTGAAAAAAATCTGTGAGAAGTATGGTGAACCCGTGCGTTTGTTTGCCCCTGGTGCCAACTTACCCACCTTGATCAGCGTTGCTTCGACACCCGTTTATCTGGGGATTGGTCCTGAACAATATTTCGATCCCCAAACTGCGATGCCAGAACCACTCCCTTTCAAAAAAGAAGACCGACCAACAGCCGATCAGATAGAATGGTTGCAGAAAGCAGGAGTCACACATATTCTCAGTCAGCACCCGCTAGATCTCAATTTATGGCCGGTCAAGCCCGTCTGGAGTGACTTCGACAAAGTCATCAATCCCGCCTGGGGTCGCTTTAAAGAACCACTCTATTTTTATGAGTTACAGGGTAGCCGTGGTCGAATCGCCTGGACTAAACCGAAAGCAGGTCAGTCAGCAAGTATTTCAACATACCGGGCGAATGAAGTGATCATCGAAGCGGAAACTCCCACTGAGGATACCTTGATCTTAACGGATCTCTATTATCCCGGCTGGAAAGTATATGTCGATGGTCAGCCTGCAGAAGTTGTGTTGATTGATGGCATGTATCGCGGCGTCAAAGTTCCTGCTGGAAAACATCAGGTCATCTGGAATTATCAATCGGGGTATTTCTTGATTGCAGGGATCATCAGTTGTGTGACTCTACTGATTCTATTGATGATTGCCCACTTCCGGTTCTGGCATCCTCTGTTACTTCAAATGAAAAACAGGACTATGGAAGTAAAACCTGATTGA
- a CDS encoding EutN/CcmL family microcompartment protein codes for MKIAEVIGKVTLSRKHPSLDGARWLIATPLKTDELNSNKKKKTEPFVIYDELGASSGSQIAVSEGAEASAPFHPDVKPIDAYVSAILDQIEVY; via the coding sequence ATGAAAATCGCAGAAGTGATCGGAAAAGTGACGCTTTCACGCAAGCATCCCAGTCTGGACGGTGCCCGATGGCTGATTGCGACTCCTTTAAAGACAGATGAACTCAACTCAAATAAGAAAAAGAAAACAGAACCTTTTGTTATTTACGATGAGTTAGGGGCTTCCTCTGGCAGCCAGATTGCTGTGAGCGAAGGTGCAGAAGCATCGGCTCCTTTTCATCCTGATGTAAAACCGATTGACGCATATGTGTCAGCGATTTTGGATCAGATCGAAGTTTATTAA
- a CDS encoding EutN/CcmL family microcompartment protein produces the protein MLTGRVIGRATATSKHPSLDGWRLLLVQTLDIKGNAEGFPELVIDELGCGKGDTVLLTSDGAAVREMVGVKNTPIRWATLGVIDR, from the coding sequence ATGTTGACAGGTCGAGTGATCGGACGAGCAACCGCAACATCCAAACATCCCAGTTTGGATGGATGGCGCTTATTGCTGGTTCAAACTCTCGACATTAAAGGCAACGCGGAGGGTTTTCCTGAGTTGGTAATCGATGAACTGGGGTGCGGCAAAGGAGATACCGTACTGCTGACCTCTGATGGGGCTGCTGTCAGAGAGATGGTGGGCGTGAAGAACACCCCCATTCGCTGGGCGACTCTGGGTGTCATCGATCGTTAA
- a CDS encoding malate dehydrogenase: protein MNVSIIGGGGLVGSCAAFALQAGGIVREIALVDVNQDLVEGQALDLLHGSSLTADQKIYAGGTELVKDSDVIVITAGLRRKPDESRLDLINRNVELFKNILADVKRVGTKPGAIVFVVSNPVDVLTYLAMKELGLPPQQVIGLGTVLDTTRLRSMLAARLDVPPTQVSTLILGEHGDSMVPIWSAAQVGGLPLDKFPGANPALIAEVEKKTRGSGAEVIKKKGGAGFAVGVSIADVVHCIALDQRRILPVSSLQDGAFGLRDVCISVPTVMGRSGVVQHLEIELWPKEQMALTQSGKVLRETVDKVLG from the coding sequence ATGAATGTAAGTATTATTGGCGGCGGCGGTCTCGTTGGCTCCTGTGCCGCCTTCGCATTACAGGCCGGTGGTATCGTTCGAGAAATCGCATTAGTTGACGTGAATCAGGATCTGGTAGAAGGTCAGGCACTCGACTTATTGCATGGTAGTTCCTTAACCGCCGATCAGAAAATTTATGCCGGTGGTACTGAGCTTGTAAAAGACAGTGACGTGATCGTGATCACCGCTGGTTTACGTCGCAAGCCTGATGAAAGCCGTCTCGATTTGATCAACCGAAACGTCGAATTGTTCAAAAACATTCTGGCTGACGTCAAACGTGTGGGGACGAAACCGGGAGCGATTGTCTTTGTTGTATCAAATCCAGTTGATGTTCTGACTTATCTGGCCATGAAAGAACTGGGACTGCCACCTCAACAGGTGATTGGCCTCGGAACGGTTTTAGATACAACCCGACTACGCAGCATGTTGGCTGCACGTCTGGATGTTCCTCCGACTCAGGTTTCCACTCTGATTCTTGGCGAACACGGTGACAGCATGGTTCCCATCTGGTCAGCCGCTCAAGTGGGTGGATTACCCCTGGATAAATTCCCTGGAGCTAACCCTGCTCTGATTGCCGAAGTCGAAAAGAAAACACGGGGTAGTGGAGCGGAAGTCATTAAGAAAAAAGGGGGAGCCGGGTTTGCGGTTGGCGTCAGCATCGCTGATGTCGTGCATTGCATTGCCCTTGATCAACGCCGCATTCTGCCTGTTTCTTCACTTCAGGATGGCGCCTTTGGTCTCAGAGATGTCTGTATTTCCGTCCCCACAGTAATGGGACGCTCCGGAGTTGTACAACACTTGGAGATTGAACTTTGGCCGAAAGAACAAATGGCCCTCACTCAGTCTGGGAAAGTGTTGAGAGAAACCGTTGATAAAGTTCTCGGCTGA